One part of the Tachysurus vachellii isolate PV-2020 chromosome 6, HZAU_Pvac_v1, whole genome shotgun sequence genome encodes these proteins:
- the rnaset2 gene encoding ribonuclease T2 — MKSHVIILCLGFVFMTSVHSTPRKEWTKLILTQHWPKTFCIMEKCTANFSYWTLHGLWPNTGAECNASWHFNASLIEDLLPEMKTYWPDLLKPQSTTFWKHEWTKHGTCAAQEEAMDSQHKYFNKALELYHKLDLDGVLKKSNIVPSENYYKFTDVEGSINSAFGVHTKIQCVSHEKESEFQILGQIEICFDKQFQLVDCEKSTEELQSRDEGEIIFNNNNNTGYIVCDASLPVYYPPLGSTLQTPRFL; from the exons ATGAAGTCACATGTCATCATCCTGTGTCTTGGATTTGTCTTCATGACATCAGTCCATAGCACTCCTAG GAAAGAATGGACCAAACTCATCCTGACTCAACACTGGCCAAAAACATTTTGCATC ATGGAAAAATGCACTGCCAATTTTAGTTACTGGACCCTGCATGGATTATG GCCTAACACCGGCGCTGAATGTAACGCATCCTGGCATTTTAATGCAAGCTTGATTGAG GACCTGCTACCAGAAATGAAGACATATTGGCCAGATCTTCTTAAACCTCAATCTACAACATTCTG GAAGCATGAATGGACAAAGCATGGGACGTGTGCTGCACAAGAGGAAGCCATGGACTCTCAGCACAAATACTTCAACAAAGCCCTGGAACTTTACCACAAGCTGGACCTTGATGG tGTTTTAAAGAAGAGCAATATTGTTCCCTCTGAAAACTACTACAAG TTCACAGATGTGGAAGGAAGCATCAACAGTGCATTTGGAGTACACACAAAAATTCAGTGCGTTTCCCACGAAAAG gaaagCGAGTTCCAGATCCTGGGCCAGATAGAGATCTGTTTTGACAAGCAGTTTCAGCTTGTCGACTGTGAAAAGAGCACGGAGGAGCTTCAGAGCAGAGACGAAGGCGAGATCatctttaacaacaacaacaacacaggaTACATTGTGTGCGACGCCTCCTTGCCGGTCTACTATCCTCCTCTCGGAAGCACGCTGCAGACGCCACGCTTTCTTTAA